A window of Pseudomonas mucidolens contains these coding sequences:
- the pheT gene encoding phenylalanine--tRNA ligase subunit beta, whose protein sequence is MKFSEQWLRGWVSPQVDRDELVARLSMAGLEVDSVTPAAGVFSGVVVGEVLSTEQHPDADKLRVCQVSNGAETFQVVCGAPNVRPGLKIPFAMIGAELPGDFKIKKAKLRGVESNGMLCSQAELQVGEGNDGLMELPADAPVGQDIRVYLELEDASIEVDLTPNRGDCLSLAGLAREVGALYNAPVTRPVVAPVPAVHDEVRPIDVLAPNACPRYLGRVIRNVDLSKPTPLWMVERLRRADVRSIDAAVDITNYVMLELGQPLHAFDLAEINGGIRVRMAEEGEKLVLLDGQEVSLRADTLVIADHSRALAIAGVMGGEYSGVSATTRDVFLESAFFDQIAIAGKARSYGLHTDASHRYERGVDWNLAREAMERATGLLLEITGGEAGPVIETVSEQHLPSIAPITLRAQRVEQMLGLVIENAEIERLLSALGLGVAADGAGQWRVEVPSHRFDISLEVDLIEELARLYGYNRLPVRYPQARLAPQAKAEARAHLPELRRLLVARGYQEAVTYSFIDPKQFELFNPGVEPLLLANPISNDMAAMRSSLWPGLVKALSHNLNRQQDRVRMFESGLRFVGQLEGLKQEPMLAGVVCGSRLPEGWAQGRDAVDFFDVKADVEAVLGFAGALDAFSFVPGSHPALHPGQTARIEREGRLVGFVGAIHPELSKTLGLDRPVFVFELVLAEVASGKMPKFSELSRFPEVRRDLALIADREVAASAVLDVIRENAGEWLTDLRLFDVYQGKGIDPHRKSLAVGLTWQHPSRTLNDDEVNTTTQNILTSLEQRLNATLRK, encoded by the coding sequence ATGAAATTCAGTGAACAATGGCTGCGTGGCTGGGTAAGCCCGCAGGTAGATCGCGACGAGCTGGTTGCTCGTCTGTCGATGGCCGGTCTTGAGGTCGATAGCGTTACGCCGGCCGCCGGTGTTTTCAGCGGCGTGGTGGTCGGCGAGGTGCTGAGCACCGAGCAGCATCCCGATGCCGACAAATTGCGCGTTTGCCAGGTCAGCAATGGTGCGGAAACCTTTCAGGTCGTGTGCGGAGCGCCCAACGTGCGTCCGGGCCTGAAGATCCCGTTCGCCATGATCGGTGCCGAACTGCCGGGCGACTTCAAGATCAAGAAGGCCAAGCTGCGTGGCGTTGAGTCCAACGGCATGCTGTGCTCCCAGGCCGAACTGCAAGTCGGCGAGGGCAATGATGGCTTGATGGAGCTGCCGGCCGACGCGCCAGTGGGCCAGGACATCCGCGTTTACCTGGAACTGGAAGACGCCAGCATTGAGGTCGACCTGACCCCGAACCGTGGTGACTGCCTGTCCCTGGCTGGCTTGGCGCGTGAAGTCGGCGCGTTGTACAACGCCCCGGTTACCCGACCAGTCGTTGCTCCCGTGCCGGCTGTGCACGACGAAGTGCGCCCGATCGACGTGCTGGCGCCAAACGCTTGCCCACGTTATCTGGGCCGTGTAATTCGTAACGTCGACCTGTCCAAGCCAACCCCGCTGTGGATGGTTGAGCGCCTGCGCCGTGCCGACGTACGCAGCATCGACGCCGCCGTCGACATCACCAACTACGTGATGCTGGAGCTGGGTCAACCGCTGCACGCTTTCGATCTCGCCGAAATCAACGGTGGCATCCGTGTGCGCATGGCCGAAGAAGGCGAGAAGCTGGTGCTGCTCGATGGTCAGGAAGTCAGCCTGCGCGCCGACACCCTGGTCATCGCCGACCACTCCCGCGCCCTGGCGATTGCCGGCGTGATGGGTGGCGAGTACAGCGGCGTATCCGCGACCACTCGCGATGTGTTCCTTGAGAGTGCGTTCTTCGACCAGATCGCCATCGCTGGCAAGGCCCGTTCCTACGGCCTGCATACCGATGCTTCGCACCGCTACGAGCGCGGTGTGGACTGGAACCTCGCCCGTGAAGCCATGGAGCGCGCCACTGGCCTGCTGCTGGAAATCACCGGCGGCGAAGCCGGTCCGGTCATTGAAACCGTCAGCGAACAGCACCTGCCGTCGATCGCACCGATCACTTTGCGTGCCCAACGGGTTGAGCAGATGCTCGGCCTGGTGATCGAGAATGCTGAGATCGAGCGCCTGCTGTCGGCGTTGGGTCTTGGCGTCGCGGCAGATGGGGCAGGGCAGTGGCGTGTGGAAGTGCCAAGCCATCGCTTCGATATCAGCCTTGAAGTCGATCTGATCGAAGAGCTGGCGCGTCTATACGGCTACAATCGCTTGCCGGTTCGTTATCCGCAAGCCCGCTTGGCGCCGCAGGCCAAGGCCGAGGCCCGTGCCCATCTGCCGGAACTGCGTCGGCTGCTGGTCGCTCGCGGTTATCAGGAAGCGGTGACGTACAGCTTCATCGATCCGAAACAGTTCGAGCTGTTCAATCCGGGTGTCGAGCCCTTGCTGTTGGCTAACCCGATTTCCAATGACATGGCGGCCATGCGTTCGTCGTTGTGGCCGGGCCTGGTCAAGGCGCTCAGCCACAACCTGAACCGTCAGCAGGATCGCGTACGCATGTTCGAAAGTGGACTGCGTTTTGTCGGACAATTGGAAGGCCTGAAGCAAGAGCCGATGTTGGCTGGCGTGGTCTGTGGCAGCCGTCTGCCGGAAGGTTGGGCACAAGGACGCGATGCGGTGGACTTCTTCGACGTCAAGGCTGACGTGGAAGCGGTGTTGGGCTTTGCGGGAGCGCTGGACGCATTCAGCTTTGTTCCTGGTAGCCACCCGGCGTTGCATCCAGGCCAGACGGCGCGCATTGAGCGCGAAGGGCGCCTGGTCGGTTTTGTCGGTGCCATTCACCCTGAATTGTCGAAAACCCTCGGTCTCGATCGTCCGGTCTTCGTTTTCGAGCTGGTACTGGCGGAAGTGGCGTCGGGCAAAATGCCGAAATTCAGCGAGTTGTCGCGTTTCCCTGAAGTACGACGCGACCTGGCGTTGATCGCCGATCGCGAAGTGGCAGCCAGTGCTGTGCTGGACGTAATCCGTGAAAATGCAGGGGAATGGCTGACGGACCTCAGGCTATTTGACGTCTATCAGGGTAAAGGCATTGATCCGCATAGAAAAAGCCTTGCAGTTGGCTTGACCTGGCAGCATCCATCGCGCACTCTTAATGACGATGAGGTGAATACCACGACACAAAACATCCTCACCTCGCTTGAACAAAGGTTAAACGCCACGTTAAGGAAGTGA